From the Exiguobacterium marinum DSM 16307 genome, the window ATGACGAGATTGGTGAACTGGCGGATACGCTCAATTCGATGGCGGAATCGCTCGGACTCGTCGAAGAACAACGAAAAGAGTTTTTAGCGAACGTCAGTCACGAACTCCGCACACCGTTATCATACATTCGCGGTTATACCGAGATGCTTCAAGACGACACATTGGATGAACAAACGAGGGCACAATATTATGACATCATCGAGAACGAGACGAACCGGCTTCAACGACTTGTTACTGATTTACTCGACCTCGCACAGTTAGAGCGAGATTCGTATCCGATGACAAAAGAGCCAGTCGTCTATTCACAAGTACTCGAAGACGTCCTCTATCGACTCGAACCCATTGCCCGGGCGAAAGGTGTGACAATTGAATCGAACTTAGATTTCGACTTAATTATCCTTGGCGATCACGACCGACTCGAACAGGTCATCGGTAATCTACTTGACAACGCACTCCGCTACACGGAATCGGGCAAAACAATTCATGTGAAATCGTTCGCTGAAACAAACTATGCGATTACTGAAATCCGCGACGAAGGTCGGGGCATTCCGAAAGAAGATGTAGATAAATTGACGGAACGCTTCTACCGCGTCAATAAATCAAGAACACGAAAAGATGGTGGGACCGGTCTCGGTCTGGCCATTGCTAAACATATCATCGAGCGGCACGAGGGGTCGCTCCACTTCAGTTCAGAAGTCGGAAAAGGAACCACTGTCACGGTCGGTTTACCTCTCCTCCCGGAAGACACGTTCGATATGTAAAAGGCAGCCCGCATGAACCGCCCCCATAAAAGTTAGACATGAAAATCTAACTTTTATGGGCAGTTCAGCATAGGGCTGCCTTTTTAAATGTCTTTGCCTTTATATTGATTAATCGATTCTTGTTGCAGTCGCTCTCGTTCGGCGTGCGTCTGTGGGAATCCGTTCGCTTGCCACTCGGCACGATGACTAGAATCTAGTTGCGTGAGGCCCTCTTCTGCCTCATCCTGACTCGCGTCCACACTCTCCCGTTCATCCATCTTTTGCCATGTGTCTTCTGCCTCACGTTGAGAAAGTAGTGCCGCCACTTTCGGTGCTACGAGCGCAGCTCCAGCGACACCTAATACAATCCCGGTCAATACTTTCCGGTCCATCATAACCCCTCCTTCACTATGCACTCTTCATTCCACCATTTCACAATCTCAAAACCCATGACGAAAACGTTTACAGCTTTACATGTAGTGGAATGTTTAGGTGGAAGGAGGCGATTGGATGGAAAAGAAACGACCAACCTCGAAGCGTCCGTTCGATAACCCAGATGCTGTCGACACGGACAAAGAGAGCATTTTTGACGAGGACGGCATGCAGACTGTCGATCCGATTCCCGTTGAGGAGTTAAATGAACGGGTAAAAGACGAGAAGAACAAACGTCACTCAAAAGATGACTCGGTGAGCGAAAAGAAATATACGGACAAATAAACAAGCTGCGGACGTTTGTCCGCAGCTTGTTTATGTTAAGTCCTTCGGTGAGAATCCGTAAGGCAACATCTCTTCTTTTGTCATCACTTTT encodes:
- a CDS encoding sensor histidine kinase is translated as MKRYTIRKRIWITIWTASLFSAFVFLIMTFYLYDKFYIQTQEELLINRGEKLVTIYKADGFSDAFADSMTYTNELTETKVFLSSVREDTLGSGKTFLRQQDLERLQDGYAISVTRKHPTEDVDILMTAFPLVRDGELDNALILYMELSKISEPFQPIRLMITFLLVLMIVNLLIFGKQIIDTIIQPLIQMKRASQVYAQGDFSHRIPIVYDDEIGELADTLNSMAESLGLVEEQRKEFLANVSHELRTPLSYIRGYTEMLQDDTLDEQTRAQYYDIIENETNRLQRLVTDLLDLAQLERDSYPMTKEPVVYSQVLEDVLYRLEPIARAKGVTIESNLDFDLIILGDHDRLEQVIGNLLDNALRYTESGKTIHVKSFAETNYAITEIRDEGRGIPKEDVDKLTERFYRVNKSRTRKDGGTGLGLAIAKHIIERHEGSLHFSSEVGKGTTVTVGLPLLPEDTFDM